Genomic window (Polaribacter batillariae):
GCAAATGAGCGTAATTGACTTAAAGTTCTACCTCTCTCTCCTGCTGCTCTTCCTGCTGGCAAACCACTTTCTAAACAATAAACGTTTAGTAGCTCTTCACCTAAATTTTCTATTTCTGTGGCTATTGCTCTTAAAAATTCAGCTTTTTTTGCACCAGAAACTTTAGAATAGGTTTTAAAAGCGTTTGCTGCCAATTCACAAGCCTTATTTACATCTGCAGAAGTTGCTTCTGTAAAAGCCCACTCATTTTCTGTATTTTTTTGCGGATTAAAAGTTTTAAATGTTTTATTTCCGTTTGCTGTTGTTGTATTTCCTATATAGTTTTTTCCTGTAATCATCTTTACTTATTTTTTTATGTTTTACTTCAAATTTAATCATTTGTAAACTACTTTTTTGATGATAGATCTTTAGTAATAATACTTTAAATAGAAAAAGCTTTTTCCATTTTTGAGTATTTGAAAGGATTAACTTATTAAGTCTAAAGCTTCAAGTCTTTCTTTTGCTAAAATATATCTTGCATTCACATCATCAATTTGATGTTGCGTTAATTTTTTACCAAATGTACGCAGCCCTCCTGCAACATCATTATGATGTATTCCCATAGCTAGTTTAAGATATTCCATAAGTAGTGGCTGAGCATCTAGATATGATAAAGAATTTAAAGCCTGAGAAATTTTATTTGCCTCAGCCCAATCTCCATTTACAACATACTCTTGCATAGTAACACTTGCTTTTGGGAAGATAGTACCTACACCTGTAATTCCACCACTTGCTCCTGCAAGTCCTGCATATACAGTCACTGTATCTACTCCTGCCAACACTTTTAAATCTTTGTTCTCTAACATCAGCGTTTCAATAATTGAAACATCTATAGTTGATATTTTTAAAGCTGTTACTTTAGGAAGTACAGAAAGTTTAAGAAGAAGGTCAGTTGAGAGTGGATGATAACCTGCTGCATCAGGATTGTTATAAGGCATCATTGTTACACCAACATCTTTTGCAGTTGCTTCTGCAAGTGCATAATAATCGTACATTTCTTTTTCAGAAGGAACCACCTTCGTTTTTGGTGGCATCACCATAACTGTATCCACTCCAACTGTTGCAAGTCCTTCAACGATTTTAGCAAGTTCTTCTTTGGTTTCTGCTGCGGCTCCACTAATCAACGGAACATTATATTCTTTAGCAACCTCAGAGAGTGATTCAAGTAAAGAAAGACGCTGTTTGTTGCTCAAGTAGCTATTCTCACCTAAAGTACCAGAACCTACAAGTCCGCTCATTCTAGTTCCACCTTTTCCTTGAGTTTTTAAAATACCTGCGGCCTGTTTTTGTGTTGTATCAAAGTCTATTTCAAGAGCGCCTGATTTTGATTCTTTTAGCCATGTAAACACTGCAGGCATTACACCATTCCATTGCATACTCATAATTATTATAGTTTGTATGTTTATAGATTCTTTTTACAAATTTACGTTAGAAATGAAACCGAAAGTTAATTTCCTTTTATCCAAATTAAGTACAATATTATCCATATAATTAAATATAAATTTTATTAAGGCTATTATTTGCATATATTTACGCTATGAAAGTTTTACCTTTTCAAATACCCAAACCCGAAAATGATGCCCTTGTTTTTCAGGAGGATATTGAATTTGCTTTTTACAACAAACTGCATCAGCATGAAGAAATTCAAATAAGTTTTATAGTAAAAGGTGAAGGAACTTTAATTGTGGGTGATACCATTACTAATTACGAAACAGGAAATATTTTAGTTTTAGGTAGTAATTTACCACACGTTTTTCAGAGTACAGAAAAGCTAAAAGAGAAATCACATATGATTACACTCTTTTTTACCGAAAATTCTTTTGGTAGTAATTTTTTCGAACTGCAAGAACTAAATGAAATAAAGCCTTTTTTTAAACAAGCAAAGCATGGTTTTAAAATAACTGATGATAAAGATATTTCTAAACTTTTTTTAGAATTAAAAACTGCTTCTAAACTAGAGCGATTGATTGCTTTATTACAGCTTCTTAAACGAGTAACATCTTTAGAATACGAGAGTTTGTCTTCTTTTATTTATGAAAAAAAATATACAGCAGTAGAAGGTAAAAGAATGCGAGATGTTTTTGAGTTTACCATGCGTAACTTTACAGAAGATATTTCTTTAAATGAAATTGCAAATGTTGCTTCGATGACAAAAAATGCGTTTTGTAAATACTTTAAAAAACGAACAAACAAAAGCTATTTCCGTTTTTTAAATGAATTAAGAATCGAAAATGCAAGTAAATTAATTGTTGCTAATACCGATTTTACTTTAGCAGAAATTGCTTATAATTCTGGGTTTAAAAATATCTCTAATTTTAACAGACATTTTAAAAGCATCAAAAAAATGAGTCCTTCTAATTTTAGAAAGCATTACAATTCTTAAGTTAGCTAAGTTTATACTTCTTTAAAAAATCTTGTAAATTGGTGTTTTGAGACTCCGTTTTAAAAGCTTTTGGTGTTTTACCAAATTCTTCTTTAAAGCATTTTGTAAAGTACCTAGAATCTTTATAACCAACCATATACGCAGCTTCAGAAATGTTGTAACCTCTTTCTACGATTAATAAAGCTGCTTTTTTTAAACGTCTAGATCGTAAAAATTCTACTAATGTTTTTCCGGTAATATCTATACAATTTCTATAAATTACAGAGTAGCTCATATTTAAAGTTCCAGCCAATTCGTCTAATTTAAAATTTGGGTTTTCTATGTTTTTATCTAATTCTTTTACTAAACTTTCTAAAAACTGAACATCTTTAGACGGAATATTTACTTTTTCTTGAGAACTTATAGTGTCTAATTTATATTTTGAAATTAATTTCTCTTGCGATTCTAAAATGTTGTAAATTTTTAAGGTTAATTCATAAAAATTAAATGGTTTTCTTAAAAATTCTATCGCACCAGATTCTAGTCCTTCTATTTTTATAGAGGTAGAATTTTTTGCGGTTAAGAAAATAATTGGAATATGAGCAGTCGATTTTTTCTTCTTTAAAATATTGCACATTTCTACACCATCCATTACTGGCATCATAATATCACTAATTATTAAATCTGGCTTCTTTTTTTCTGCGAGCTCAATACCTTGTTTTCCATTTTCTGCAATAAATAAATTGTACATTTCTGTAAGAATATCTTTTAAGAAAATTTGCATTTCTACATTGTCTTCTACAATTAATAAGGTAAACTTTTTGTCGCTTTCTTTTGTTTTCTTTTTTATTAAGTTTTTATTTAACAAGTTAAAATCGGTATGGTAAGATTCTGACAAAACATTTGTTTTATCTAAATTTATTTTTTCTTCTGAAGTAAAAACATTTTCTTTTGTAGAAAGAGAAATACTAAATTTTGTACCTTCTTTAGAAGAAGATTTTACTTTTATTTTTCCATGATGAATATGAATTAACTCTTTCGTTAATGCCAAACCAATTCCTGTTCCTCTTCTACTTTTTCCTAAATCAGATTGATAAAACAATTTAAAGATGTCTT
Coding sequences:
- a CDS encoding dihydrodipicolinate synthase family protein; this translates as MSMQWNGVMPAVFTWLKESKSGALEIDFDTTQKQAAGILKTQGKGGTRMSGLVGSGTLGENSYLSNKQRLSLLESLSEVAKEYNVPLISGAAAETKEELAKIVEGLATVGVDTVMVMPPKTKVVPSEKEMYDYYALAEATAKDVGVTMMPYNNPDAAGYHPLSTDLLLKLSVLPKVTALKISTIDVSIIETLMLENKDLKVLAGVDTVTVYAGLAGASGGITGVGTIFPKASVTMQEYVVNGDWAEANKISQALNSLSYLDAQPLLMEYLKLAMGIHHNDVAGGLRTFGKKLTQHQIDDVNARYILAKERLEALDLIS
- a CDS encoding AraC family transcriptional regulator; protein product: MKVLPFQIPKPENDALVFQEDIEFAFYNKLHQHEEIQISFIVKGEGTLIVGDTITNYETGNILVLGSNLPHVFQSTEKLKEKSHMITLFFTENSFGSNFFELQELNEIKPFFKQAKHGFKITDDKDISKLFLELKTASKLERLIALLQLLKRVTSLEYESLSSFIYEKKYTAVEGKRMRDVFEFTMRNFTEDISLNEIANVASMTKNAFCKYFKKRTNKSYFRFLNELRIENASKLIVANTDFTLAEIAYNSGFKNISNFNRHFKSIKKMSPSNFRKHYNS